In Xenopus tropicalis strain Nigerian chromosome 5, UCB_Xtro_10.0, whole genome shotgun sequence, one genomic interval encodes:
- the LOC100493232 gene encoding alpha-1,4-N-acetylglucosaminyltransferase, with protein sequence MLFKKKIFAVLLFLAILGLLYKGSDKEKAFGLHFTAKFTPGDILSVGNGVMFVETTDRMEPPHLVLCSIESAARAYPDRPVVFFMKGLTEINSEEDEIQAKKHFPTLLSYDNIHLYPLRMGVLLKNTPLISWYEKIKPKNEIHWTHISSDASRLALIYKFGGLYMDTDMISLRPVPDINFLAAESSQISSNGVFGFASHHPFIWTCMEDFVKNYNGAIWGHQGPALFTRVLQERYCTLFPFEAKEDILCGNISFLNPERFYPIPCSSWKKYFEVWEELPVFNESYALHLFNYANRDEHKVMIPGSNTLVEHLYQQYCPATYQAVQEKEQST encoded by the exons atgttgtttaaaaaaaagatatttgccGTTTTACTATTTTTGGCAATTTTGGGCTTGCTTTATAAGGGCTCTGATAAAGAGAAAGCCTTTGGTCTTCACTTTACTGCAAAGTTTACCCCAGGTGACATCCTATCTGTTGGAAATGGCGTTATGTTTGTAGAGACCACAGACAGGATGGAGCCACCTCACCTAGTGCTGTGTTCTATTGAGTCAGCAGCTCGTGCTTACCCTGATAGACCTGTGGTTTTCTTTATGAAAGGTTTAACAGAGATAAATTCAGAAGAAGATGAGATTCAAGCAAAGAAACATTTCCCAACTCTTTTGTCTTATGATAATATTCACCTTTATCCCCTCAGAATGGGTGTGTTGCTCAAAAATACACCACTTATTTCCTGGTATGAAAAG ATTAAACCTAAGAATGAAATTCACTGGACTCATATCAGCTCAGATGCATCAAGGTTGGCTCTGATTTATAAATTTGGTGGCCTTTATATGGACACTGATATGATATCACTGCGACCTGTTCCAGATATTAACTTTCTAGCTGCCGAGAGCTCTCAGATCTCTAGCAATGGGGTTTTTGGATTTGCTTCTCATCATCCATTTATCTGGACATGCATGGAAGACTTTGTTAAAAATTATAATGGAGCTATTTGGGGACATCAAGGACCAGCCCTCTTTACTCGAGTTCTTCAGGAACGTTATTGCACATTATTTCCATTTGAAGCTAAAGAAGATATTTTGTGTGGAAACATCTCATTTTTAAATCCTGAACGATTTTATCCAATCCCATGTTCATCCTGGAAGAAGTACTTTGAAGTTTGGGAAGAGCTTCCAGTGTTCAATGAATCTTACGCATTGCATCTCTTTAACTATGCAAATCGTGATGAGCATAAGGTAATGATTCCCGGAAGTAACACATTGGTGGAACATCTTTACCAACAGTACTGCCCTGCCACTTATCAAGCTGTTCAGGAAAAGGAGCAATCAACTTAA